In a single window of the Manis pentadactyla isolate mManPen7 chromosome 14, mManPen7.hap1, whole genome shotgun sequence genome:
- the PLCD1 gene encoding 1-phosphatidylinositol 4,5-bisphosphate phosphodiesterase delta-1 isoform X4, with amino-acid sequence MRTPESQLFSIEDIQEVRVGHRTEGLEKFARDVPDDRCFSIIFKDQRSPLDLIAPSPADMQHWVQGLRKIIQHSGSMDQRQKLQHWIHSCLRKADKNKDNKMSFKELQNFLKELNIQVDDSYARKIFRECDHSQTDSLEDEEIEAFYKMLTKRAEIDHTFAEAAGSGETLSVDQLVTFLKHQQREEAAGPALALSLIERYEPSETAKARRQMTKDGFLMYLLSADGSAFSLAHRRVYQDMDQPLSHYLVSSSHNTYLLEDQLTGPSSTEAYIRALCKGCRCLELDCWDGPGQEPVIYHGYTFTSKILLCDVLRAIRDYAFKASPYPVILSLENHCSLEQQRVMARHLRAILGPMLLGQPLDGVTASLPSPEQLKGKILLKGKKLGGLLPPGGESGPEAIVVSDEDEAAEMEDEAVRSRMPREPRDDKLRLVQELSDMVIYCKSVHFRGFAGPGTPGQAFYEMASFSENRALRLLQESGNSFVRHNVNHLSRIYPAGWRTDSSNYSPVEMWNGGCQIVALNFQTPGPEMDVYHGRFQDNGACGYVLKPAFLRDPNSTFNSRVLAQGPWWTRKRLSVRVISGQQLPKVNKNKNSIVDPKVTVEIHGVGRDTASRQTAVVTNNGFNPWWDTEFEFEVLVPELAFVRFLVEDYDASSKNDFIGQSTIPFCSLKQGYRHVHLLSKTGDQHPSATLFVKVFLQD; translated from the exons ATGCGGACCCCAGAGTCCCAGCTGT TCTCCATCGAGGACATTCAGGAGGTGCGGGTGGGGCACCGCACAGAGGGCCTGGAGAAGTTTGCCCGTGATGTGCCCGACGACCGCTGCTTCTCCATCATCTTTAAGGACCAGCGCAGCCCACTAGACCTCATCGCCCCCTCACCAGCTGACATGCAGCACTGGGTGCAGGGCCTGCGCAAGATCATCCAGCACTCGGGCTCCATGGACCAGCGGCAGAAACTGCAGCA CTGGATTCACTCTTGCTTGCGAAAAGCTGACAAAAACAAGGATAATAAGATGAGCTTCAAGGAGCTGCAGAACTTCCTGAAAGAGCTCAACATCCAGGTGGATGACAGCTACGCGCGGAAGATCTTCAGG GAATGTGACCACTCCCAGACAGACTCCCTAGAGGACGAGGAGATTGAGGCTTTCTACAAGATGCTCACCAAGCGGGCGGAGATTGACCACACCTTTGCGGAGGCAGCGGGCTCGGGGGAGACCCTTTCGGTGGATCAGTTAGTGACGTTCCTGAAGCACCAAcagcgggaggaggcagcagggcctGCGCTGGCCCTGTCCCTCATTGAGCGCTACGAGCCCAGCGAGACTG CCAAGGCGCGGCGGCAGATGACTAAGGACGGCTTCCTCATGTACCTGCTGTCGGCCGACGGCAGCGCCTTCAGCCTGGCGCACCGGCGGGTCTACCAGGACATGGACCAGCCGCTCAGCCACTACCTGGTGTCCTCGTCCCACAACACCTACCTGCTGGAGGACCAGCTCACCGGGCCCAGCAGCACCGAAGCCTACATCCG GGCGCTGTGCAAAGGCTGCCGCTGCCTGGAGCTGGACTGCTGGGACGGGCCCGGCCAGGAGCCGGTCATCTACCACGGCTACACCTTCACCTCCAAGATCCTCTTGTGCGACGTGCTCAGGGCCATCCGGGACTACGCCTTCAAG GCATCCCCCTACCCCGTCATCCTGTCGCTGGAGAACCACTGCAGCCTGGAGCAGCAGCGCGTGATGGCGCGGCACCTGCGCGCCATCCTGGGCCCGATGCTGTTGGGCCAGCCGCTGGACGGGGTCACGGCCAGCCTGCCCTCCCCAGAG CAACTGAAGGGGAAGATCTTGCTGAAGGGGAAGAAGCTTGGGGGGCTTCTGCCCCCAGGAGGGGAAAGCGGCCCAGAGGCCATCGTCGTGTCGGACGAGGACGAGGCTGCTGAGATGGAGGACGAGGCAGTGAGGAGCCGCATGCCGCGCGAGCCCAGG GACGACAAGCTCAGGCTAGTGCAGGAGCTCTCCGATATGGTCATTTACTGTAAGAGTGTCCACTTCCGGGGCTTCGCCGGGCCCGGCACCCCGGGCCAGGCTTTCTATGAGATGGCGTCCTTCTCTGAGAACCGTGCCCTCCGGCTGCTGCAAGAATCGG GAAACAGCTTTGTCCGCCACAACGTGAATCACCTGAGCAGGATCTACCCCGCTGGATGGAGGACCGACTCCTCCAACTACAGTCCCGTGGAGATGTGGAATGGAGGCTGCCAGATCG TGGCCCTGAATTTCCAGACACCTGGGCCAGAGATGGACGTGTACCATGGCCGCTTCCAGGACAATGGGGCCTGTGGATACGTGCTGAAGCCTGCCTTCCTGCGAGACCCCAATTCCACCTTCAACTCTCGTGTCCTGGCACAGGGGCCCTGGTGGACTCGGAAGCGGCTCAGTGTCAGG GTCATCTCAGGGCAGCAGCTGCCAAAAGTCAACAAGAATAAGAATTCGATTGTGGACCCCAAAGTGACGGTGGAGATCCACGGCGTGGGCCGGGACACGGCCAGCCGCCAGACCGCTGTAGTCACCAATAACG GCTTCAACCCGTGGTGGGACACGGAGTTTGAGTTTGAGGTGCTTGTGCCTGAGCTTGCCTTCGTGCGCTTCCTGGTGGAGGATTATGACGCCTCCTCCAAGAATGACTTCATCGGCCAGAGCACCATCCCCTTCTGCAGTCTCAAGCAGG GGTACCGCCACGTCCACCTCTTGTCCAAGACGGGGGACCAGCACCCATCCGCCACCCTCTTTGTGAAGGTGTTCCTCCAGGACTAG